AGTATAATCTTGAGTATTTTTATGTGTCTTTCCAGCAAACACAATTCCATTTTTAATTTATCATAAATGATATTTCCATCTGTATCGCATTCATTATTATATGACATTTATCTCAAGAAGTAAATGCATTTGTATACAAAAACCTTGCTGTTGGTTGACATAACTCAAGCTGTCTGCAGTTTTTCAATTTCTATCCTGCACGGAGTCGGAAGTTTTGATATTGCCCTTTTCAAAGCGACTTTTGCATTTTCCACATTGCCTTCGGTAGTACTTATAGTGATTATCTTCTGACCTGGTTGCACCCTCGCTGCGGTTCCCACCGGTTTGCCATAAGCGCTTCTCATACCCTGTGATACTCTGTCGGCACCTGCACCCGTTGCCTGCTTATTCTCCCTCACAACCACATGAGGATATACCCTTATTTTCATATGGTAATTCATTCTTCCCGCTTTCTTGGAGATATACCTATTTGCTGCGATACGTGCTGCTTCGAGAGCGCGGTGTAGTATCTGGCATTGTTCCTCGGCAAGGATTGAAAGGGAAACCGGAAAATCTCCATTTTGATTACCGAGATCAAACTGCGTTATGCGAAGGCCGGGCACGCCACCCATGTACTTCTTCCTTGTCGTGGGACGCCCCCTTATTTCTCTGTACATTCTTGCTGGTTTTCTTGACATGATACCACCGCTACATTGCATTTCTGTTTATAAAATTACTGGTGTAATTTCGGGTAATCCCCAATAAATTTGTTGAAGATTTAAATAGTAGG
The sequence above is a segment of the Candidatus Thermoplasmatota archaeon genome. Coding sequences within it:
- the rplJ gene encoding 50S ribosomal protein L16, which gives rise to MSRKPARMYREIRGRPTTRKKYMGGVPGLRITQFDLGNQNGDFPVSLSILAEEQCQILHRALEAARIAANRYISKKAGRMNYHMKIRVYPHVVVRENKQATGAGADRVSQGMRSAYGKPVGTAARVQPGQKIITISTTEGNVENAKVALKRAISKLPTPCRIEIEKLQTA